In Natrononativus amylolyticus, a single window of DNA contains:
- a CDS encoding archaea-specific SMC-related protein, producing MPQESLSKEAVRVDVENVGGIDEAQVEFTPGVTVLAGRNATNRTSFLRSIMAALGSDDVSLKGDADAGHVELSIGDETYTRTLKRQNGTVTTDGEPYLGDSTLADLFAFLLETNEARQAVARQQDLHELIMRPVDTDAIQADIDHLVTERQSIADELEELDDLERRRTDLESERTRLESEIEETRAEHEQKADELEAFDQDVEETRSEKAELEETLEELNDVRSELESVRFKVETQRESLESLREEREDVEEEVGSLSATPAAEIDEIESRLAELRDEKQEIETLVNDLQRIVRFNESMLEGTDNEIAEALRTETDEDGDLTDQLLSADTVVCWTCGSEVETERIEETIERLRALRVEKSETRRDLEAEISELKRNRSDLESQRQNSERLRSRLERTEREIDDREATLEELIEQRDELTERVATLEDEVESLDVSDEYEEMLAHHREVNQLEFTLDRLEDELASTESAIDEIESRLDERDHLEERLEEVKAELAERRTEIERIETEAVEHFNDHMESVLEILEYSNLERIWIERTTNSVREGRRTVERSSFDLHVIRSTDSDAAYEDTIEHLSESEREVTGLVFALAGYLVHDVYDVVPFILLDSLEAIDSDRIARLVDYISGYADSLVVALLPEDAAALDDEYERVTSI from the coding sequence ATGCCACAGGAATCTCTCTCGAAGGAAGCCGTACGCGTCGACGTGGAGAACGTCGGCGGGATCGACGAGGCGCAGGTCGAATTCACGCCCGGCGTGACGGTTCTCGCCGGCCGGAACGCGACCAACCGGACCTCGTTTCTCCGCTCGATCATGGCCGCACTCGGCAGCGACGACGTCTCGCTGAAAGGCGACGCCGACGCGGGCCACGTCGAACTCTCGATCGGCGACGAGACGTACACCCGGACCCTGAAACGACAGAACGGAACGGTGACGACCGACGGGGAGCCGTACCTCGGCGACTCGACGCTGGCCGATCTCTTCGCGTTCTTACTCGAGACCAACGAGGCGCGACAGGCGGTCGCACGACAGCAGGACCTCCACGAGCTCATCATGCGGCCGGTCGACACCGACGCGATCCAGGCCGACATCGACCACCTCGTCACCGAGCGCCAGTCGATCGCCGACGAACTCGAGGAGCTCGACGATCTCGAGCGCAGGCGCACCGACCTCGAGAGCGAACGAACTCGCCTCGAGTCCGAGATCGAGGAGACCCGCGCCGAACACGAGCAGAAGGCCGACGAACTCGAGGCGTTCGACCAGGACGTCGAGGAGACCCGCTCGGAGAAGGCCGAACTCGAGGAGACCCTCGAGGAACTCAACGACGTCCGCTCCGAACTCGAGTCGGTTCGGTTCAAGGTCGAAACCCAGCGCGAGAGCCTCGAGAGTCTCCGCGAGGAGCGCGAGGACGTCGAGGAGGAGGTCGGCTCGCTGTCCGCCACGCCGGCGGCGGAGATCGACGAGATCGAGTCCCGACTGGCCGAACTCCGGGACGAGAAACAGGAGATCGAGACGCTGGTGAACGACCTCCAGCGCATCGTCCGGTTCAACGAGAGCATGCTCGAGGGCACCGACAACGAGATCGCCGAGGCCCTCCGAACCGAGACCGACGAGGACGGCGATCTCACCGATCAGCTGCTGTCGGCGGACACCGTCGTCTGCTGGACCTGCGGCAGCGAGGTCGAGACGGAGCGTATCGAGGAGACCATCGAGCGACTCCGGGCGCTCAGAGTCGAGAAATCCGAGACTCGACGCGATCTCGAGGCGGAGATCTCGGAGCTGAAGCGAAACCGGTCGGACCTCGAATCCCAGCGCCAGAACAGCGAGCGGCTGCGGAGCCGGCTCGAGCGAACCGAACGAGAGATCGACGACCGCGAGGCGACCCTCGAGGAACTCATCGAGCAGCGCGACGAACTGACCGAGCGCGTGGCGACCCTCGAGGACGAGGTCGAATCGCTCGACGTCAGCGACGAGTACGAGGAGATGCTCGCCCACCACCGCGAGGTGAACCAGCTCGAGTTCACGCTCGACCGCCTCGAGGACGAACTCGCCTCGACCGAGTCGGCAATCGACGAGATCGAGAGCCGACTCGACGAACGCGACCACCTCGAGGAGCGCCTCGAGGAGGTCAAAGCCGAACTCGCGGAGCGCCGGACGGAGATCGAGCGAATCGAAACGGAGGCCGTCGAGCACTTCAACGACCACATGGAGTCCGTCCTCGAGATCCTCGAGTACTCGAACCTCGAGCGGATCTGGATCGAGCGGACGACGAACTCGGTTCGCGAGGGTCGACGGACGGTCGAGCGCTCGTCGTTCGACCTGCACGTCATCCGAAGTACCGACTCCGACGCGGCCTACGAGGACACGATCGAGCACCTGAGCGAGAGCGAACGGGAGGTGACGGGGCTCGTCTTCGCCCTCGCCGGCTACCTGGTTCACGACGTGTACGACGTCGTCCCGTTCATCCTGCTCGACTCGCTCGAGGCGATCGACTCCGACCGGATCGCACGACTCGTCGACTACATCTCCGGGTACGCTGACTCCCTCGTTGTCGCGCTGCTCCCGGAAGACGCCGCCGCCCTGGACGACGAGTACGAACGCGTCACCAGCATCTGA
- a CDS encoding 2,5-diamino-6-(ribosylamino)-4(3H)-pyrimidinone 5'-phosphate reductase: protein MHVLVNAAMSADGKLSSRRRDQLRISGEEDFARVDRLRADSDAVVVGVGTVLADDPHLTVKDDALVDARREEGRSPQPARVVVDSRGRTPVDAAILDDAATTYLCLNDAVSVDRRMDLADHAELITAGDGRVDLLRAFAVLQREGLERVMVEGGGELIFSLFETGLVDELTVFVGPQVIGGRDAPTLADGDGFVTDFPGLSLESATRLDEGILLRWVVDY, encoded by the coding sequence ATGCACGTCCTCGTCAACGCGGCGATGAGCGCCGACGGAAAGCTCTCCTCGAGGCGCCGCGACCAACTCCGGATCAGCGGCGAGGAGGACTTCGCGCGCGTCGATCGACTGCGAGCCGACAGCGACGCCGTCGTCGTCGGCGTCGGCACCGTCCTCGCGGACGATCCACACCTCACGGTCAAGGACGACGCGCTGGTCGACGCCCGCCGCGAGGAGGGGCGGTCGCCCCAGCCGGCGCGCGTCGTCGTCGACTCGCGGGGGCGGACGCCGGTCGACGCTGCGATTCTCGACGACGCCGCGACCACCTACCTCTGTCTGAACGACGCGGTCTCCGTCGATCGGCGGATGGACCTGGCCGATCACGCTGAACTGATCACGGCCGGCGACGGCCGGGTCGACCTCCTCCGGGCGTTCGCCGTCCTCCAGCGGGAGGGTCTCGAGCGGGTCATGGTCGAAGGCGGCGGCGAACTCATCTTCTCGCTGTTCGAGACCGGCCTGGTCGACGAGCTCACGGTGTTCGTCGGCCCGCAGGTGATCGGCGGCCGGGACGCCCCGACGCTGGCCGACGGCGACGGGTTCGTCACGGACTTCCCGGGCCTCTCGCTCGAGTCGGCGACCCGGCTCGACGAGGGCATCCTGCTGCGGTGGGTCGTCGACTACTGA
- a CDS encoding low molecular weight phosphatase family protein: MTKIAFVCVGNAGRSQMATAFAERERDRRDLADEIELVTGGTDPRDHVHEAVVEALAEVGIDVGDRSPRTIADEDLIDADYVVTMGCDAADVAPNGWTGTAEQWDVSHPDGDDAVRAQRDEIDRRVVGLFDRIASDGDAE, encoded by the coding sequence ATGACCAAGATCGCGTTCGTCTGCGTCGGCAACGCCGGCCGCAGTCAGATGGCGACGGCGTTCGCCGAGCGGGAACGGGATCGCCGGGACCTCGCGGACGAGATCGAACTCGTCACCGGCGGGACGGACCCGCGCGACCACGTTCACGAGGCGGTCGTCGAAGCGCTCGCCGAGGTCGGGATCGACGTCGGCGACAGGTCTCCCCGAACGATCGCGGACGAGGACCTGATCGACGCCGACTACGTCGTCACGATGGGTTGCGACGCGGCCGACGTCGCCCCCAACGGGTGGACCGGAACGGCCGAGCAGTGGGACGTGTCGCACCCGGACGGGGACGACGCCGTGCGGGCGCAGCGCGACGAGATCGACCGGCGTGTCGTCGGCCTCTTCGACCGGATCGCCAGCGACGGCGACGCGGAGTAG
- a CDS encoding cyclase family protein: MPTYDLSHPIESEMPVYPGTDPVALEPTATVAADGYRTTRLSLDSHTGTHLDAPAHMVAEGRTLEEYPPETFRFTALVADVRPLEARERITARDLLEAVDESALTAVDLLVVRTGWDAHWGDDRYLDHPFPTSRAAELLCEWRCHLGVDLLNVDPTPTENAAPDEPDDYPVHQTLFADDRLVLENLCGLDRLPTDTPFEVHAYPLPIRDADGAPTRAVAIV; the protein is encoded by the coding sequence ATGCCCACTTACGACCTCTCTCACCCGATCGAGTCCGAGATGCCCGTCTACCCCGGCACCGACCCGGTAGCGCTCGAGCCGACGGCGACCGTCGCCGCCGACGGTTACCGGACGACGCGGCTCTCCCTCGACTCCCACACCGGCACCCACCTCGACGCGCCTGCTCACATGGTCGCCGAGGGGCGTACCCTCGAGGAGTATCCGCCGGAGACGTTCCGGTTTACGGCGCTGGTCGCCGACGTGCGACCGCTCGAGGCGCGCGAGAGGATTACGGCGCGGGACCTGCTCGAGGCCGTCGACGAGTCCGCTCTGACGGCTGTCGACCTCCTGGTCGTCAGGACAGGGTGGGACGCCCACTGGGGAGACGACCGGTATCTCGACCATCCGTTTCCGACGTCTCGGGCGGCCGAGTTGCTGTGTGAGTGGCGCTGTCACCTGGGCGTCGACCTGCTGAACGTCGATCCGACGCCGACGGAGAACGCGGCGCCCGACGAACCCGACGACTACCCGGTTCACCAAACCCTGTTCGCTGACGACCGCCTCGTCCTCGAGAACCTGTGCGGGCTCGATCGCCTCCCGACCGACACACCGTTCGAGGTTCACGCGTACCCGCTTCCGATCCGCGACGCCGACGGCGCGCCGACGCGAGCGGTCGCGATCGTGTAG
- a CDS encoding HD domain-containing protein, protein MSDDLRSVARSYFDDRVSPAHDWHHVERVEALAARLAADRTDVDDRVLEAAVLLHDIGRAREDAGEIADHAEWGAREARAVLSARGVAAETIDAVCHCVRAHRYSNAVEPRSPAARILCDADNLDAIGAIGLARTFSYGGEHGIPIVSLESAPTESAGALEETTIDHVEEKLLSLRERMYTEEGRALAESRHAFVETYLERLEREVAGDA, encoded by the coding sequence ATGTCGGACGATCTCCGCTCCGTCGCCCGCTCGTACTTCGACGACCGCGTCTCCCCGGCCCACGACTGGCACCACGTCGAGCGCGTCGAGGCGCTCGCGGCGCGACTGGCCGCCGACCGGACGGACGTCGACGACCGGGTGCTCGAGGCCGCCGTCTTGCTCCACGACATCGGTCGCGCGCGGGAGGACGCCGGCGAGATCGCGGACCACGCCGAGTGGGGCGCTCGGGAGGCGCGCGCGGTGCTGTCGGCTCGAGGCGTCGCCGCCGAGACGATAGACGCGGTCTGTCACTGCGTTCGCGCGCACCGGTACTCGAACGCGGTCGAACCCCGGAGTCCGGCTGCGCGGATCCTCTGTGACGCGGACAACCTCGACGCGATCGGCGCGATCGGACTCGCCCGAACCTTTTCGTACGGCGGCGAGCACGGCATTCCGATCGTTTCCCTCGAGTCGGCGCCGACGGAGAGCGCCGGCGCCCTCGAGGAGACGACGATCGATCACGTCGAGGAGAAGCTCCTGTCGCTGCGAGAGCGGATGTACACCGAGGAAGGGCGCGCGCTGGCCGAGTCGCGCCACGCGTTCGTCGAGACGTACCTCGAGCGCCTCGAGCGGGAGGTCGCCGGTGACGCGTGA
- a CDS encoding DUF2270 domain-containing protein, with protein sequence MSDDEFDPETEEAREIAAEAGEESSEFLSLLPHYYRGEVGQMATRLDRLDLTTDWAIGLIAAVLGLSFASADSPPYLLLIGMLALTIFLLFDIRRYRSYDAARARVRMIEENVFANAFDPAGAVHEDWRTAIASDLRTPTLKVSARETVTRRLRRVYFPLLSVLLVAWLFRITFFVPEESWRETATVPGVPASTVVTVVGLYYLALLVVTAWPNSRQAMGEFHDEEPGEWKTDE encoded by the coding sequence ATGAGTGACGACGAGTTCGATCCGGAGACGGAGGAGGCCCGCGAAATCGCTGCAGAAGCCGGCGAGGAGAGTTCCGAGTTCCTCTCCCTGCTTCCACACTACTACCGCGGTGAAGTCGGACAGATGGCGACCCGACTCGACCGCCTCGATCTGACGACCGACTGGGCGATCGGCCTCATCGCCGCCGTTCTCGGCCTGTCGTTCGCCTCCGCGGACAGTCCGCCGTACCTGCTCCTGATCGGGATGTTGGCGCTGACGATCTTCCTGCTGTTCGATATCAGGCGATACCGGTCGTACGACGCGGCGCGGGCGCGCGTTCGGATGATCGAGGAGAACGTGTTCGCCAACGCGTTCGATCCGGCGGGGGCGGTTCACGAGGACTGGCGGACCGCGATCGCGTCCGACCTCCGGACGCCGACGCTCAAAGTGTCCGCCCGGGAGACGGTCACGCGGCGGCTCCGACGGGTGTACTTCCCGCTGTTGAGCGTGCTGCTCGTCGCCTGGCTGTTCCGAATCACCTTCTTCGTCCCGGAGGAATCGTGGCGGGAGACGGCGACCGTTCCGGGGGTTCCGGCCTCCACCGTCGTTACCGTCGTCGGGCTCTACTACCTCGCGTTGCTCGTCGTAACGGCCTGGCCGAACTCCCGGCAGGCGATGGGGGAGTTCCACGACGAAGAGCCCGGCGAGTGGAAGACCGACGAGTGA
- a CDS encoding DNA polymerase beta superfamily protein codes for MTSVSGTLEAFEAEHGVTVIAARDVGSRAWNLADANSDRDVAVLFVQDPLEYATLDGYLDSGRLRTDGRDCQGWNVRRFAELLGESNPTAFEFLHSPRRYRECGALSRIEGDVGDSFVPIALYHHYRSLAERQYRKYLQGRLLVDGELAYLVLEEHDGALLVEPADSSEGARSPRTVDADAYERGRTDRTVKRHLYVARGVLYARYVRETHRFPTLDFPRFLEEVADEEWVDGEFLERTLELVERKRTGEGAADVGRLFAPEEIRLPAIDPAVHGRDGVDRTRLNAFIREALEGVASGQ; via the coding sequence ATGACGTCGGTTTCGGGAACTCTCGAGGCGTTCGAAGCCGAGCACGGGGTCACCGTTATCGCCGCCCGCGACGTGGGCAGCCGGGCCTGGAACCTCGCCGACGCGAACAGCGACCGCGACGTTGCCGTCCTCTTCGTCCAGGACCCCCTCGAGTACGCCACCCTCGACGGCTACCTCGACTCCGGGCGGCTGCGGACCGACGGACGGGACTGTCAGGGCTGGAACGTCCGCCGGTTCGCGGAGCTACTCGGCGAGTCGAACCCGACGGCGTTCGAGTTCCTGCACAGCCCGCGGCGCTACCGCGAGTGCGGGGCGCTCTCGCGGATCGAGGGCGACGTCGGCGACTCGTTCGTTCCGATCGCGCTGTACCACCACTACCGGTCGCTGGCCGAACGACAGTACCGGAAGTACCTGCAGGGTCGGCTGCTCGTAGACGGCGAACTCGCCTACCTCGTCCTCGAGGAGCACGACGGCGCCCTTCTCGTCGAACCCGCGGATTCGAGCGAGGGCGCCCGCTCGCCGCGAACCGTCGACGCCGACGCCTACGAGCGAGGGCGAACCGATCGGACCGTGAAACGCCACCTCTACGTCGCCCGCGGGGTGCTCTACGCGCGGTACGTCCGCGAGACCCACCGCTTTCCGACCCTCGACTTCCCGCGATTTCTCGAGGAGGTCGCGGACGAGGAGTGGGTCGACGGCGAGTTCCTCGAGCGAACCCTCGAACTGGTCGAACGGAAGCGCACAGGGGAGGGAGCGGCCGACGTCGGTCGGCTGTTCGCCCCCGAGGAGATCCGACTACCGGCGATCGACCCCGCCGTCCACGGCCGCGACGGCGTCGATCGCACCCGACTGAACGCGTTCATCCGCGAGGCGCTCGAGGGCGTCGCTTCCGGTCAGTAG
- a CDS encoding Single-stranded DNA binding protein, with protein sequence MDLEAHAEDLASDLGVDTQEVKSDLQNLVEYSVPIEEAKQSLRRKYGDGSTGGGAPSAREIGEITTDDGTVTVTGVVLTAGERSIRYQGSDHVIVEGRLADESGVIDYTAWEDFGLSPGDAITAGNAGVREWDGEPELNLGESTSVSFLEDGPEVSYEIGGDAALAELRTGDRAVTVEVRVLECERRTIDGRDGETEILSGVFGDESGRLPFTNWDPAPEIEEGASVRIENAYVREFRGVPEVNVSEYSRVSALEESVDVGDDAPEMGIGEAVSTGGVYDVCLVGSLIAVRDGSGLIQRCPECGRVVQKGQCRTHGSVDGEDDLRVKAILDDGTGAVTAILDDELTRQVYGGGLEDAREEAREAMDQEAVADTIRERIVGREYRVRGHLSVDEYGANLNATTFEESDDDPAARATAFVEEVGA encoded by the coding sequence ATGGATCTCGAAGCACATGCCGAGGATCTCGCCTCCGATCTCGGTGTTGACACCCAGGAGGTCAAATCCGACCTGCAGAACTTGGTCGAGTACAGCGTGCCGATCGAGGAAGCCAAACAGAGCCTCCGCCGCAAGTACGGCGACGGCTCGACCGGCGGCGGAGCGCCCTCCGCCAGAGAGATCGGCGAGATCACGACCGACGACGGCACCGTCACGGTGACGGGCGTCGTGCTGACCGCCGGCGAGCGCTCGATCCGCTACCAGGGTTCAGACCACGTCATCGTCGAGGGACGGCTCGCAGACGAGAGCGGCGTCATCGACTACACCGCCTGGGAAGACTTCGGACTCTCGCCGGGCGACGCGATCACCGCGGGCAACGCCGGCGTCCGAGAGTGGGACGGCGAGCCCGAACTCAATCTGGGAGAAAGCACCTCGGTGTCGTTCCTCGAGGACGGCCCCGAGGTCTCCTACGAGATCGGCGGCGACGCCGCGCTCGCGGAGTTGCGAACCGGCGACCGCGCGGTGACCGTCGAGGTCCGCGTCCTCGAGTGCGAGCGCCGCACCATCGACGGCCGCGACGGCGAGACCGAGATTTTGAGCGGCGTCTTCGGCGACGAATCGGGGCGGCTGCCGTTTACGAACTGGGACCCCGCCCCCGAGATCGAGGAGGGGGCCTCAGTTCGCATCGAGAACGCCTACGTCCGCGAGTTCCGCGGCGTTCCCGAGGTGAACGTCTCCGAGTACTCCCGCGTGAGCGCACTCGAAGAGTCCGTCGACGTCGGCGACGACGCGCCGGAGATGGGGATCGGCGAGGCGGTGTCGACCGGCGGCGTCTACGACGTCTGCCTCGTCGGCAGCCTGATCGCAGTACGAGACGGCTCCGGACTCATCCAGCGCTGCCCGGAGTGTGGCCGCGTCGTCCAGAAGGGGCAGTGTCGCACTCACGGTAGCGTCGACGGCGAAGACGACCTGCGGGTGAAGGCGATCCTCGACGACGGCACGGGCGCCGTCACCGCGATTCTCGACGACGAACTGACGAGGCAGGTGTACGGCGGCGGCCTCGAGGACGCCCGAGAGGAGGCCCGCGAGGCGATGGACCAGGAGGCCGTCGCGGACACCATCCGCGAACGGATCGTCGGCCGCGAGTACCGCGTTCGGGGCCACCTCTCGGTCGACGAGTACGGCGCCAACCTCAACGCGACCACCTTCGAGGAGAGCGACGACGACCCGGCCGCGCGTGCGACGGCATTCGTAGAGGAGGTGGGCGCGTGA
- a CDS encoding metallophosphoesterase has translation MTPTDPGQQGPLVEPVPGAPAAVATLHDERALVIADYHAGYEAGLRIERGVDVPSKAESRRERLLSLLERTSVGRLIVCGDLMHSIGDPGGAERGELEVLFESLPSKLSVTLVKGNHDGAIGAWLEGCEIVPGSGTRVADVGVCHGHTWPAREVLESRVVCLGHEHPCVRLEDEVGGSRVEPAWLRGRLEPAAFRGRDEYAGLEWLEGDPARTGSRPVESPAIVVLPAFNELVGGTWINVAGQSFLAPFLPAGIARGEAYLLDGTRLGPYRSV, from the coding sequence GTGACACCCACAGATCCCGGTCAGCAGGGTCCGCTCGTCGAACCGGTTCCCGGCGCGCCCGCGGCCGTCGCCACCCTCCACGACGAGCGGGCCCTGGTGATCGCCGACTACCACGCGGGCTACGAGGCCGGCCTCCGGATCGAGCGCGGGGTCGACGTGCCGAGCAAGGCCGAGAGTCGGCGAGAGCGACTACTCTCGTTGCTCGAGCGGACCAGCGTCGGTCGCCTGATCGTCTGCGGCGACCTGATGCACTCGATCGGCGACCCCGGCGGCGCAGAACGGGGAGAACTCGAGGTGTTGTTCGAATCGCTTCCCTCCAAACTGTCGGTGACGCTGGTCAAGGGCAACCACGACGGGGCGATCGGAGCCTGGCTCGAGGGCTGCGAGATCGTTCCCGGTTCGGGGACGCGAGTCGCCGACGTCGGCGTCTGTCACGGCCACACGTGGCCCGCGCGCGAGGTCCTCGAGAGCCGGGTCGTCTGCCTGGGGCACGAACACCCCTGCGTGCGACTTGAAGACGAGGTCGGCGGCAGCCGCGTCGAACCGGCGTGGCTCCGGGGCCGACTGGAGCCGGCGGCGTTTCGAGGCCGCGACGAGTACGCGGGACTCGAGTGGCTCGAGGGCGATCCGGCGAGGACGGGATCGCGACCGGTCGAATCGCCGGCCATCGTCGTCCTCCCGGCGTTCAACGAACTGGTCGGCGGCACGTGGATAAACGTCGCCGGCCAGTCGTTTCTGGCGCCGTTTCTCCCCGCGGGGATCGCTCGAGGGGAGGCGTACCTGCTCGACGGAACGCGGCTGGGGCCGTATCGGTCCGTGTGA
- the rdfA gene encoding rod-determining factor RdfA yields MSDDSQRDGSATKLTNSKVGRLIDEHDLEGLEQELIDRWTAPSEERSSLRELADVFNRRLLEAVLEEAGVETIEGEAENTYRLLTDDDVTTGVRTEVRNRLERDGVDVDALEREFVSHQAVHTYLTKFRDVSHERERLSPDERREKELETIRRLQSRTEAVTGNSVERLQEADQLAVTEADVFVDIRVFCRECGVDYSIDELLRRGGCDCASTGSGE; encoded by the coding sequence ATGAGCGACGATTCGCAGCGGGATGGGTCGGCGACGAAGCTCACGAACAGCAAAGTCGGTCGCCTCATCGACGAGCACGACCTCGAGGGGCTCGAACAGGAGCTGATCGACCGGTGGACGGCGCCGAGCGAGGAGCGCTCGAGCCTGCGAGAGCTCGCCGACGTGTTCAACCGACGGCTGCTCGAGGCCGTCCTCGAGGAGGCGGGGGTCGAGACGATCGAGGGCGAAGCCGAGAACACGTACCGGCTGCTGACCGACGACGACGTCACGACCGGCGTCCGCACCGAGGTTCGAAACCGCCTCGAGCGCGACGGGGTCGACGTCGACGCCCTCGAGCGGGAGTTCGTCTCCCACCAGGCGGTTCACACCTACCTGACGAAGTTCCGCGACGTCAGTCACGAGCGCGAGCGACTGAGCCCCGACGAGCGCCGGGAGAAGGAACTCGAGACGATCCGGCGCCTCCAGAGCCGAACCGAAGCCGTCACCGGAAACTCCGTCGAGCGACTCCAGGAGGCGGACCAGCTCGCCGTCACCGAAGCCGACGTCTTCGTCGACATCCGGGTGTTCTGTCGGGAGTGTGGCGTCGACTACTCGATCGACGAGCTGCTGCGACGTGGCGGCTGTGACTGTGCGTCGACCGGAAGTGGGGAGTGA